One Bacteriovorax sp. PP10 DNA segment encodes these proteins:
- a CDS encoding tRNA (5-methylaminomethyl-2-thiouridine)(34)-methyltransferase MnmD: MDFTGKLGKYKIIETEDQTKTLWSEFFNEACHNLSGAYDETVYNYILGCHVDDQLKARQNVHVLDVGFGVGIGLKAFIDEVMKHDSHSLELSYTSIELDEVLFLWSAKETFPDYVFHKQNETYVCQLDLKADTRLSITIFIGDGRKTLPEAFKLGLLPKFTAIFQDAFSPKRNPMLWTVEWFDDLRIMSAPEVFLSTYSASESVRKSMIASRWKLENKKGFGQKRTMTKARLIGVTDEAIAADLSRSPALELRDN; this comes from the coding sequence ATGGATTTCACCGGAAAATTAGGAAAATATAAAATCATTGAAACTGAAGATCAGACAAAAACACTTTGGTCGGAATTCTTCAATGAGGCCTGTCACAATCTTTCCGGCGCTTACGATGAAACAGTTTACAACTATATTTTAGGTTGCCACGTCGATGATCAACTTAAGGCCCGCCAGAATGTTCATGTTTTAGATGTGGGTTTCGGTGTGGGAATTGGTCTGAAGGCATTTATAGACGAAGTCATGAAGCACGACTCTCACAGTTTGGAGCTTAGTTACACTTCCATCGAACTCGATGAAGTTCTTTTTTTATGGTCGGCCAAAGAAACATTTCCCGATTACGTTTTTCATAAGCAAAATGAGACTTATGTCTGTCAATTAGATCTTAAAGCAGACACTCGCCTATCGATTACAATCTTTATCGGCGATGGCCGAAAGACTCTTCCTGAAGCATTTAAGTTAGGTTTATTGCCAAAATTCACGGCCATTTTTCAGGACGCTTTCTCCCCTAAAAGAAACCCTATGCTCTGGACGGTTGAATGGTTTGATGACCTAAGGATTATGTCTGCACCCGAGGTTTTTTTATCAACTTATAGCGCTTCAGAAAGTGTCAGGAAGTCTATGATCGCCTCTAGATGGAAACTCGAAAACAAAAAAGGCTTTGGTCAGAAAAGAACGATGACTAAGGCAAGACTCATTGGAGTAACCGACGAGGCCATTGCGGCAGATCTCTCCAGATCACCTGCGCTTGAATTAAGGGATAACTAA
- a CDS encoding tyrosine-type recombinase/integrase yields the protein MNTPVRKNDSSLKVHNQGSFNYKLEYEFFSNFESLHTRKSYRIDITQFFEFLKENFREVNGYTGVERVHVVAFRNWLTDNGLAPKSINRKIAANSSFFDFLIEKSMIQFNPCSSIKRPRQEVVQPTNDLSDDQISDLLSLIEDLKGPGLLHKAVIYTLFTTGIRKAELINLRRKNFSIRDSHYVIEVRAKGGKQLTKVVHPKCAEVILEYINHLESSGEKVHAEDWIFRPSKNPLEPTHIIKPLNPKSVDYIVKTWCKKAGIHHRISPHSARASYIGSALDAGIDLYKVSKDVGHASVKTTEEYNKRRQKMEDSPVFGLGFLKAKKES from the coding sequence ATGAATACTCCAGTAAGAAAAAATGATAGTTCTCTTAAAGTTCACAATCAGGGTTCATTTAATTATAAACTAGAGTATGAATTCTTTAGTAACTTTGAGTCCCTTCATACACGTAAGTCATATCGTATCGACATCACTCAGTTCTTTGAATTCCTAAAGGAAAACTTTAGAGAGGTAAACGGCTATACTGGAGTTGAGCGAGTGCATGTTGTTGCCTTCAGAAATTGGCTTACCGATAATGGACTTGCCCCAAAAAGCATAAATAGAAAGATAGCGGCGAACTCTAGTTTCTTTGATTTTTTAATCGAAAAATCGATGATTCAGTTTAATCCCTGCTCATCTATCAAACGTCCACGACAGGAAGTTGTTCAGCCAACTAATGATCTTAGTGATGATCAAATTTCTGATTTACTCTCCCTTATAGAAGATCTAAAAGGCCCAGGACTATTGCATAAAGCGGTGATTTACACGCTTTTTACAACCGGAATTAGAAAGGCAGAATTAATCAATCTTCGCCGCAAGAATTTCAGCATCCGCGATTCACATTATGTGATTGAAGTACGCGCCAAAGGCGGAAAGCAATTAACAAAAGTTGTGCATCCGAAATGTGCTGAAGTGATTTTAGAATACATCAATCACCTGGAGAGTTCAGGTGAAAAAGTTCATGCAGAAGACTGGATTTTCAGGCCTTCAAAAAACCCGCTTGAGCCTACTCATATTATTAAACCTCTCAATCCTAAGTCTGTAGACTACATCGTAAAAACTTGGTGCAAGAAGGCCGGAATCCATCACAGGATCTCTCCCCATTCAGCGCGCGCAAGTTATATAGGATCGGCCCTCGATGCTGGGATTGATCTTTATAAGGTCTCTAAGGACGTGGGGCATGCTTCCGTTAAAACCACTGAAGAGTACAATAAAAGACGCCAAAAAATGGAAGACAGCCCGGTCTTTGGATTAGGGTTCTTAAAGGCCAAAAAAGAGTCATAA
- a CDS encoding response regulator, giving the protein MLFSEQINIALCFNSETEAITLSEQLKEIAPNIHFIIAPTFSDFLLKITNADKIDCFIVEERYKDCAAIDLVDQIKRNPKYKKSVISIFSTNLKKVDNKFYELNSDYIFDLSFELNNVILNLRKLIVKNLMPVIPKDFNVLVLDNSPEILEVISLHLQELGHEKIELCTDILAAKKFLLSKDYDLLLLDWNLDDGTCFDVIDFIKNNPVSSRTKAAVTVVITGRDDVEDIMTLLKYGINDHIIKPFGFQEFEDKIGYAVEKNVKRI; this is encoded by the coding sequence ATGCTATTTTCAGAACAGATTAATATTGCACTTTGTTTTAACAGTGAAACTGAGGCGATAACTCTGAGTGAACAATTAAAAGAAATTGCACCCAATATTCATTTCATTATCGCGCCGACTTTTAGTGATTTTTTATTAAAAATTACCAATGCCGACAAAATTGATTGTTTCATTGTCGAAGAAAGATACAAGGATTGTGCAGCCATCGATTTGGTCGATCAGATAAAAAGAAATCCAAAGTATAAAAAGTCGGTGATATCTATTTTTTCTACAAATCTAAAAAAAGTAGATAACAAATTTTATGAATTAAATTCTGATTATATTTTTGATCTTTCATTTGAATTAAACAATGTCATTTTAAATCTAAGAAAATTAATCGTTAAAAATTTGATGCCGGTTATCCCAAAAGATTTTAATGTTTTAGTGTTAGACAACAGCCCTGAAATCCTTGAAGTGATTTCGCTGCATCTGCAGGAACTCGGTCATGAAAAAATTGAATTATGCACAGATATCCTGGCCGCTAAAAAATTCCTTTTAAGCAAAGATTACGACTTACTTTTATTAGACTGGAATTTAGATGATGGAACTTGTTTTGATGTGATCGATTTTATCAAAAATAATCCGGTTAGTTCCAGAACTAAGGCCGCTGTAACCGTGGTTATAACGGGTCGTGATGATGTTGAAGATATTATGACATTATTGAAGTACGGAATTAATGACCACATCATAAAACCATTTGGTTTTCAGGAATTTGAAGATAAAATTGGATATGCAGTTGAAAAGAACGTCAAAAGGATCTAA
- a CDS encoding response regulator — MNSKPNLAEITKFLIISIIVGVVSFYVAEFSLLITAVPGQVSAFYIPAGLSIAILIVFGVRFLPIIFLAKFILGISHDRSLYQNFISCTASGVEAYIGYYLYNSFRYLIDEFFEYQSHLTLVVLVGLLSPIFSALLGVTNLYYLGIIPDTSYFTNFITWYTGDFLSILIILPAFIASQREKHRIFDFFAPVIAIGFTLLFKIETMAPYLFLLFLTLLVPAIFGSVMGIYYSLIAVALTLNWFLVGHAGPFSLGSFQENMISMQFFLLAAAITALCLEGFKKTNLFKSALPPLLSFWLLTGIVYYHYHTQKDLTNEKIITNVIQDFETRLVEKMSFYENSIRGASGFVAGSMTVQKDEWSEYVRSISVVDKLSGIDGVGIIYPKLDKSPSHVYVFPEDLNFNSNFENIVNHPEMFSLLQQAINRDKPLLSPAIKINLDGKAEKLVSFLIHPVKKNDRFVAWIIAPIEMDLFFKSVAEVRYPAIDIDIYDGDSNIDQKKVYSKIVDERLRQGPSPYSRITNVLLADHSFTIDWNETLRYVTSHSSQNALLILVGSCFSLIFTGFFLNLKLISVKANKIADSKTFELRESEEKFKSLFENSSDAVILFNANEIIDCNPESLELFGKRSKKDLLNTPLYDFFSIRDLGSVESSNLFESKVREVKYKKMVKFECFCLRSGLPFFAEMHLHYIEVNDKFIYQAVVRDISERKKIEQNLTKSKELAEDAARAKSNFLSTMSHEIRTPLNGVIGMINIILDENPKSEIREDLETIKYSADNLLHIVNEVLDYNKIESGKIVLEKKVFNLKNLCENILKIHRPKAIEKNLKLTLEFDPKIPAEVIGDEYRNTQILNNLLSNSLKFTESGEVALFVRLKQKKEDSCVIEFKVSDTGIGIDKNKQREIFKDFTQAESDHTRKYGGTGLGLAITKRLVEIQNGRIDVTSNNNQGTSFVFTIHFNLRPEISMSVTSNSSQKEQVGFEGQRILLVEDNQVNIIVTKKFLEKWGLKVDVAINGLEAVNHVRAIRYDLILMDLHMPLMDGFEATKKIREFNKDTPIIGLSADVMTESVSSLQSIGMNDFVTKPFRPNDFFIKLKTFI; from the coding sequence ATGAATTCAAAGCCTAATCTTGCCGAAATTACCAAGTTTCTTATTATCTCCATCATTGTTGGCGTCGTTTCATTTTATGTCGCAGAATTCTCCCTGTTAATTACGGCCGTCCCGGGCCAGGTTTCAGCGTTCTATATTCCGGCCGGTTTAAGCATCGCCATATTGATCGTTTTTGGGGTCCGATTTCTACCGATTATTTTCCTGGCAAAATTCATCCTGGGAATTTCCCATGACCGCAGTTTGTATCAAAATTTTATTAGTTGTACTGCCAGCGGTGTTGAAGCTTACATCGGATATTATCTCTACAATTCATTCCGCTATTTAATCGACGAGTTCTTCGAATATCAGTCCCATTTAACCTTAGTCGTTTTAGTGGGCCTTTTATCACCGATATTTTCAGCACTTTTAGGCGTCACCAATCTCTATTATTTGGGAATCATCCCGGATACGAGCTATTTTACCAATTTCATCACTTGGTATACGGGTGACTTTTTAAGTATTTTGATCATATTGCCGGCCTTTATAGCGTCTCAACGTGAAAAGCACCGGATATTCGATTTTTTTGCGCCTGTGATAGCGATCGGATTTACGCTTTTATTCAAAATAGAGACTATGGCGCCGTATCTGTTTCTCTTATTTTTAACACTTTTAGTCCCGGCCATTTTTGGCTCTGTTATGGGGATTTATTATTCGCTTATTGCTGTCGCGTTGACACTAAATTGGTTTTTAGTAGGTCATGCGGGGCCATTTTCATTGGGAAGTTTTCAGGAAAACATGATTTCTATGCAGTTTTTCCTGCTGGCCGCAGCGATAACAGCGCTATGTCTGGAAGGATTTAAAAAGACGAATCTTTTTAAAAGTGCGCTGCCGCCATTGTTATCCTTCTGGCTTTTGACCGGCATTGTTTATTACCATTATCACACGCAAAAAGACCTTACGAATGAGAAAATCATCACGAATGTTATCCAGGATTTTGAAACACGCCTGGTTGAAAAGATGAGTTTTTATGAAAATTCGATCAGAGGCGCTTCTGGTTTTGTCGCCGGATCGATGACCGTTCAAAAAGATGAATGGAGCGAATACGTCAGATCTATTTCTGTGGTTGATAAATTAAGTGGAATTGATGGCGTTGGAATTATTTATCCCAAGCTTGATAAATCACCTTCTCATGTTTATGTTTTTCCTGAAGATTTAAATTTTAACAGCAACTTTGAAAACATTGTTAATCATCCGGAAATGTTCAGCCTGCTTCAACAGGCCATTAATCGCGATAAACCGCTTTTATCACCGGCAATTAAAATTAACCTGGACGGAAAAGCTGAGAAGTTAGTTTCGTTTTTAATCCATCCTGTAAAGAAAAATGACCGTTTTGTCGCATGGATTATTGCGCCGATTGAAATGGATCTCTTTTTTAAATCAGTGGCCGAAGTCAGATACCCGGCCATCGATATTGATATTTATGATGGCGACAGCAATATTGATCAAAAGAAAGTTTATAGTAAAATTGTCGATGAACGTCTAAGACAGGGGCCATCTCCTTATTCGAGAATTACAAATGTCTTACTCGCCGATCACAGTTTTACAATTGATTGGAATGAAACTCTCCGTTATGTAACATCTCATAGTTCACAAAATGCGCTGCTTATTTTAGTGGGCTCATGCTTCAGCTTAATTTTTACCGGCTTCTTTTTAAATCTTAAACTCATCAGTGTGAAGGCCAACAAAATTGCCGACAGTAAAACATTTGAGTTACGTGAATCAGAAGAAAAATTTAAATCACTTTTTGAAAACTCAAGTGATGCCGTTATTTTATTCAATGCCAATGAAATTATCGATTGCAATCCGGAGAGTTTAGAACTCTTTGGAAAACGCTCAAAAAAAGACCTTCTCAATACGCCTTTATACGACTTCTTTTCGATCAGAGACTTAGGCTCAGTTGAAAGCAGCAATCTATTTGAGAGCAAGGTCCGTGAAGTTAAGTACAAAAAAATGGTGAAATTTGAGTGCTTTTGCCTGCGCTCAGGACTCCCCTTCTTTGCCGAAATGCACTTACACTATATTGAAGTTAACGACAAATTCATTTATCAGGCAGTTGTACGAGACATTTCAGAAAGAAAGAAAATTGAGCAAAACCTTACGAAGTCTAAAGAGCTAGCTGAAGATGCGGCCAGAGCAAAATCGAACTTCTTGTCGACGATGAGTCATGAGATCAGAACCCCATTAAACGGTGTTATCGGAATGATTAATATCATTTTAGATGAAAATCCAAAATCAGAAATCAGAGAAGACTTAGAAACGATCAAATATTCGGCCGATAACCTGCTTCATATTGTTAATGAAGTTCTAGATTACAACAAAATCGAGTCAGGAAAGATCGTTTTAGAAAAGAAAGTCTTTAATTTAAAGAATCTTTGTGAAAACATTTTAAAAATTCACCGTCCGAAGGCCATTGAAAAGAATCTTAAACTTACCCTGGAATTTGATCCAAAGATTCCGGCCGAAGTTATTGGCGATGAATACCGAAACACGCAGATTTTAAACAACCTGCTTAGTAACTCACTTAAGTTTACTGAGTCCGGTGAAGTGGCCTTGTTTGTGCGCCTAAAGCAGAAAAAAGAAGACTCTTGTGTGATTGAATTTAAAGTCAGCGATACAGGTATTGGTATTGATAAAAATAAGCAACGTGAAATCTTTAAAGATTTTACTCAGGCAGAAAGCGATCACACCCGCAAATATGGTGGAACTGGCCTTGGGCTTGCGATTACAAAACGTCTGGTTGAAATCCAAAACGGACGCATTGATGTAACTTCAAACAACAATCAAGGAACGAGTTTTGTTTTCACGATTCATTTTAACCTTAGACCGGAAATTTCTATGAGCGTTACATCTAATTCATCTCAAAAAGAACAAGTTGGCTTTGAAGGGCAAAGAATCCTTTTAGTTGAAGACAACCAGGTCAATATTATCGTGACTAAAAAATTCTTAGAAAAATGGGGCCTTAAAGTAGACGTTGCTATAAATGGTTTAGAGGCCGTCAATCACGTGCGTGCTATTCGCTATGATTTAATCCTAATGGACCTTCACATGCCGCTTATGGATGGTTTTGAAGCGACGAAAAAGATTAGAGAGTTCAATAAGGACACGCCTATCATCGGTCTATCGGCCGACGTTATGACGGAGTCTGTGTCTTCCCTACAATCTATTGGCATGAACGATTTTGTGACTAAGCCATTCCGTCCGAATGACTTTTTTATTAAGCTGAAGACTTTCATTTAG
- a CDS encoding urate hydroxylase PuuD — translation MTFSLFSGAGLELFLRYIHYFSGVIWIGMLYYFNFVQGEWFKELDANDAIKSSRGVAVRTLVPRVLAWFRYGALATFISGVAILGIKGQSFGSEMFNTSWWAFIGTGALLGTIMFLNVWLIIWPNQKIVIASAKQVAGGGTALPEAAAAAGKAGLASRHNTLFSLPMLFLMGAASHLPAQVNPEYNGKLLLLVLLVIIGALELNAIKGKTDHVKITSVMGVVHMGILLTAILYFVIEFGVQKF, via the coding sequence ATGACATTTTCACTATTCTCAGGCGCGGGCCTTGAATTGTTTCTTCGTTACATTCATTACTTTTCTGGAGTGATCTGGATTGGAATGCTTTATTACTTTAACTTCGTTCAAGGTGAATGGTTCAAAGAACTAGACGCTAACGACGCTATTAAATCTTCTCGTGGTGTTGCAGTTAGAACACTAGTGCCAAGAGTTCTTGCTTGGTTCAGATATGGTGCTCTTGCAACTTTCATTTCAGGGGTAGCTATTCTTGGAATTAAAGGACAAAGTTTTGGTTCAGAAATGTTCAACACATCTTGGTGGGCATTCATCGGAACTGGAGCTCTTTTAGGAACGATCATGTTCTTAAACGTATGGTTGATTATCTGGCCAAATCAAAAGATCGTTATCGCTTCAGCTAAACAAGTTGCTGGTGGTGGAACTGCTCTTCCAGAAGCTGCTGCAGCTGCAGGAAAAGCGGGATTAGCTTCTCGTCACAACACACTTTTTTCTCTTCCAATGTTGTTTTTAATGGGGGCGGCTTCTCACCTTCCAGCTCAAGTAAACCCTGAGTACAACGGAAAACTTCTTCTTTTAGTTCTTCTTGTAATCATCGGAGCTCTAGAGCTAAACGCGATTAAAGGAAAAACAGATCACGTGAAAATTACATCTGTTATGGGTGTTGTTCACATGGGAATTTTACTAACTGCAATTCTTTACTTCGTAATTGAATTTGGCGTACAAAAATTCTAA
- a CDS encoding c-type cytochrome, with protein sequence MLSLVSCQKSDVPKQPLSSLESRGKGVFLSNCIACHNPNPSMDGSIGPAIAGSSLDLITHRVLTRDYPPGYKPKRNSDVMPDFPQLKDDVPALHAYLNTFIKK encoded by the coding sequence ATGCTCTCACTAGTTTCTTGCCAAAAAAGTGACGTTCCTAAACAACCACTTTCGTCTCTAGAGTCACGCGGAAAAGGCGTCTTCCTCTCTAACTGCATTGCTTGCCATAATCCCAACCCATCAATGGACGGAAGTATTGGGCCTGCGATTGCGGGATCAAGTCTGGATTTGATCACTCACCGTGTTTTAACACGTGATTATCCGCCGGGGTATAAACCTAAAAGAAACTCTGATGTTATGCCGGATTTTCCGCAGCTAAAAGATGACGTTCCTGCGCTTCATGCTTACTTAAATACTTTTATTAAAAAATAG
- the ribB gene encoding 3,4-dihydroxy-2-butanone-4-phosphate synthase — protein sequence MSHTIEQAISALRLGKFILVCDDKSREDEADLIMAAQFVTKEHVNFMINNGRGLICVPLSNATAKKLNLPLMVHEHVGTYETAFTVSVDVKAGTHTGISSNDRALTISALGNANSVAEDFVRPGHVFPLIAWDEGVLVRPGHTEASVDLMKIAGLNPVAVLCETLSNEGVPLKGAELEAFAAQFHIPIISIVDLIDYRRERQIS from the coding sequence TTGTCTCATACAATTGAACAAGCGATTTCTGCACTTAGGCTTGGTAAATTCATTCTGGTTTGTGATGATAAATCACGCGAAGATGAAGCTGACTTAATTATGGCCGCGCAGTTTGTGACCAAGGAACACGTCAACTTTATGATCAATAACGGACGTGGATTAATCTGTGTTCCGTTATCCAATGCCACAGCAAAAAAACTCAATCTTCCTTTAATGGTTCACGAACACGTGGGCACATACGAAACTGCTTTTACAGTTTCAGTCGATGTTAAAGCGGGAACTCATACTGGTATTTCATCTAACGATAGAGCGCTGACAATTTCAGCTCTTGGAAACGCTAACAGTGTGGCAGAAGATTTCGTTCGCCCTGGACATGTCTTTCCTTTAATTGCTTGGGATGAAGGTGTTTTGGTTCGTCCAGGACACACAGAAGCTTCTGTAGACTTGATGAAAATAGCAGGCCTAAATCCTGTAGCTGTTTTATGTGAAACGCTCTCAAACGAAGGTGTGCCACTTAAAGGGGCCGAGCTTGAGGCCTTTGCAGCACAATTCCACATCCCGATTATTTCAATCGTCGATTTAATCGATTACAGACGCGAACGCCAGATCTCTTAA
- a CDS encoding YiiX/YebB-like N1pC/P60 family cysteine hydrolase encodes MFRKNNRKFLGPLIVATMLSGCSTGSNRNPSSEQDVTLAQIIEGIRLTSERQKTDHSICKPAYDSLYQQLFNLAGDTTYFDMNNIEAIDREIKASWNARIALKATFKDFDADPDCLKSATDVFRGLRYVEDYLIEMRVSLMANAPVEYTNLKGEFPYMLVNPKYETEFKSYEDLKSGDVILSRGNAFSSAAIARIGSNDYQFSHLSFVYKNPESQETYTTEAHIEIGSVTAPIMEHVSSKNAREVVFRYEDADVAHRASKYMYDRVLAKQKTKKTIEYDFSMNYKDDERLFCSEVVSSAFKKVLPDADYFPIFKSKFTPGMIPFINTIGVPATKENIGKLDVFSPGDIQFDPRFDLVAEWRNPKKMEENRLKDFILTKIFERMETESYKIDPTFKMDAQSKTFWLLRRLPIVKKFVADKFPLNMSPSQMELFMALDKLGDAIYKEVEKASLEYDRPMTPKEIYVALDNFFKQDFELYKRYKKGQEVTKPSFHLLFHP; translated from the coding sequence ATGTTCAGAAAAAATAATAGAAAATTTTTAGGGCCCCTTATTGTCGCAACAATGCTTTCAGGTTGTTCAACTGGCAGCAATCGAAATCCATCTTCCGAACAAGATGTGACTCTCGCTCAGATTATTGAAGGCATCAGGCTGACTTCTGAAAGACAAAAAACGGACCACTCAATCTGTAAACCTGCCTACGATAGTCTTTACCAACAATTATTTAATCTCGCTGGCGACACAACTTATTTTGACATGAATAATATTGAGGCCATCGATCGTGAAATTAAAGCGAGCTGGAATGCAAGAATTGCTCTTAAAGCAACCTTTAAAGATTTCGATGCAGATCCTGACTGTTTAAAAAGTGCTACCGATGTTTTCAGAGGTCTAAGATACGTTGAAGACTACCTGATTGAGATGCGCGTTTCACTGATGGCCAATGCTCCAGTGGAATACACAAATTTAAAAGGTGAGTTCCCATACATGCTGGTGAACCCAAAATATGAAACTGAATTTAAATCATACGAAGACTTAAAGTCCGGTGATGTGATTTTATCCCGAGGTAATGCTTTTTCATCGGCGGCCATCGCCAGAATTGGCTCTAATGATTATCAATTTTCACACTTAAGTTTCGTTTATAAAAATCCTGAATCACAGGAAACTTATACAACTGAAGCGCACATTGAAATTGGAAGTGTGACAGCTCCAATTATGGAACACGTAAGTAGTAAGAATGCCCGTGAAGTGGTCTTCCGTTATGAAGACGCTGACGTTGCTCACCGTGCTTCGAAGTATATGTATGACCGAGTCCTGGCAAAACAGAAAACAAAAAAGACCATTGAGTATGATTTTTCGATGAACTATAAAGATGACGAAAGACTATTTTGTTCTGAAGTTGTCTCTAGTGCCTTCAAAAAAGTTTTACCAGACGCAGATTACTTCCCGATCTTCAAATCAAAGTTTACACCTGGAATGATTCCTTTTATCAATACAATCGGAGTTCCGGCGACTAAAGAAAATATTGGTAAACTAGATGTGTTTTCTCCCGGTGATATCCAGTTCGACCCAAGGTTTGACCTGGTGGCGGAATGGAGAAATCCTAAAAAAATGGAAGAAAACAGGCTTAAAGATTTCATCCTGACAAAAATTTTCGAGCGTATGGAAACTGAGAGTTACAAAATTGATCCTACGTTTAAAATGGATGCCCAGTCGAAGACATTCTGGCTTCTAAGAAGACTTCCTATTGTTAAAAAATTCGTTGCGGATAAGTTCCCGTTAAATATGTCTCCGTCTCAAATGGAGCTTTTTATGGCCTTAGATAAGCTGGGTGATGCGATCTACAAAGAAGTGGAAAAAGCATCTCTGGAGTATGACCGTCCGATGACGCCTAAAGAAATTTACGTTGCTTTAGACAACTTTTTTAAGCAAGACTTTGAGCTTTATAAGCGTTATAAGAAAGGACAAGAAGTGACGAAACCTTCTTTTCACTTATTGTTTCATCCATAG
- the asd gene encoding aspartate-semialdehyde dehydrogenase, protein MKLGIVGWRGMVGQVLMERMLQENDLSHFETTFFSTSNAGGDHPFSKMPKVDPKLKDAYSLPDLKSMDIVLTCQGGDYTKEVFKNLRNSGFKGFWIDAASAIRMDEASTIILDPVNLDVIKKALKDGKKDFIGGNCTVSLMLLALGGLFKANQIEWMTTMTYQAASGGGARHMNELLNQMKFVTDRVMDKETNLASRILEVEKRVTGLMGDPAFPKENFGAPLACNLLPWIDSDLENGQSREEWKASAEGNKILQSVKDIPIDGTCVRVSSMRCHAQGMTIKLKKNIPIEEIELMLAEHNPWVKVVANNKTDSLKYLTPEFASGKLTVPVGRLRKMYMGDDYLNAFTVGDQLLWGAAEPLRRMLHIILENNTRA, encoded by the coding sequence ATGAAGTTAGGGATTGTTGGATGGCGTGGGATGGTTGGACAAGTTTTAATGGAGAGAATGCTCCAGGAAAACGACCTAAGTCACTTCGAAACGACCTTCTTTTCCACTTCAAATGCCGGTGGAGACCACCCTTTTTCCAAAATGCCTAAGGTCGATCCCAAGCTAAAAGACGCTTATTCGCTTCCAGACTTGAAGTCTATGGACATCGTTTTAACGTGTCAGGGCGGAGATTACACAAAAGAAGTCTTTAAAAACTTACGCAATTCAGGCTTCAAAGGCTTTTGGATTGATGCAGCTTCGGCCATCAGAATGGACGAGGCGAGTACAATCATCCTTGATCCAGTGAACTTAGACGTGATTAAGAAGGCCCTTAAAGACGGTAAAAAAGACTTTATCGGTGGGAACTGTACAGTTTCACTGATGCTTTTAGCACTTGGTGGATTATTTAAAGCAAACCAAATTGAATGGATGACGACGATGACTTACCAGGCTGCAAGCGGTGGTGGTGCTCGTCACATGAATGAACTTTTAAACCAAATGAAATTCGTCACTGACCGCGTGATGGATAAAGAAACAAATCTTGCGAGCAGAATCCTTGAAGTTGAAAAACGTGTCACAGGATTAATGGGGGACCCTGCTTTTCCAAAAGAAAATTTTGGTGCACCTCTCGCTTGTAATTTACTTCCATGGATTGATTCAGATCTGGAAAATGGTCAAAGCCGTGAGGAATGGAAGGCCTCTGCTGAAGGAAACAAAATCCTTCAAAGTGTAAAAGACATTCCTATCGATGGGACTTGTGTGCGCGTTTCTTCGATGAGATGCCACGCTCAAGGAATGACGATTAAACTAAAAAAGAATATTCCAATTGAGGAAATCGAGTTGATGCTGGCGGAACACAACCCTTGGGTTAAAGTGGTCGCTAACAATAAAACCGATTCACTTAAGTATTTAACTCCAGAATTTGCCAGCGGAAAATTAACAGTTCCCGTCGGACGTCTTCGCAAAATGTATATGGGAGACGACTATCTCAATGCTTTTACAGTGGGAGATCAACTTCTTTGGGGAGCTGCTGAACCACTAAGACGTATGCTTCATATTATTTTGGAAAATAATACCAGGGCCTAA